In the Mycolicibacterium thermoresistibile genome, one interval contains:
- the recC gene encoding exodeoxyribonuclease V subunit gamma, with protein MALHLHRAERTDQLADGLAALLSEPLDDPFVEELVIVPAKGVERWLSQRLSHLLGRGADGNSDGVCAGVAFRNPHSLIAGLTGPLTGAADDDPWAPEAMVWPLLEVIDASCTEDWCSTLATHLGHFETGAERELRQGRRYAVARRLAGLFASYARQRPQLLIDWLAGEVGDLDSDLRWQPPLWRALVDRVDADPPHVRHAEVLARLRESPVEELPPRLSLFGHTRLPSTEIELLEALATHHELHLWLPHPSNELWTRLAGHTGPVPRRADLTHREVGHPLLATLGRDLRELQRSLPAERATDEFLGAPGPETDAGRPDTLLGWLQSDIAANAVRPAGRVLRPDDDSVQVHSCHGAARQIDVLREVLLGLLAEDETLEPRDIVVMCPDIETYAPLIMADFGLGDVVHGAHPAHRLRVRLADRALVQTNPLLGVAAQLLQLAGGRATAGEVLNLAQAAPVRARFGFTDDDLEDITRWVRQANIRWGFDTEHRRPFGVEFIQNTWRFGVDRVLAGVAMSDDAHSWVGTTLPLDDVSSNRVELAGRLAEYVERLHRTVGALTGTQPLHAWLTALTEGVDLLTRVDDEDAWQVSQLHREFGDILAKAGPRADMPLRLPDITALLERQLAGRPTRANFRTGTLTVCTMVPMRSVPHRVVCLVGLDDGVFPRVGVVDGDDVLARDPMTGERDVRSEDRQLLLDAICAATEKLVITYTGANEYSGQVRPPAVPLAELLDTLDRTTEEPVRDRLVVQHPLQPFDVRNVEPGGLIPGVPFTFDSTVLNAARIRAEDRAARPPFVSGPLAPPPPEDVLLADLLAFFRDPVKGFFRALDYTLPWEVDGVDDAMPVDLDALAEWTVGDRMLDDLLRGMRPEDARDAEWRRGTLPPGRLGWRKAGEILDQAVELARTAHQYRDEPPRACDVDIDLGGGRRLTGTVAPVFGQRLVSVTYSKLDGRHLLQPWISLLALYAHDPHTAWSAVCVGRRKRGTTPREELVGRPDGSPVELLRDLVAIYDAGRREPLPLPVKTSFAWAEARHSGGDPERAALYRWRSNNYPGEDQEPAHVRAWGRNGRPAWLQDLMQPLRPGEESAGETHRLGAYSMRLWGPLLRAMDGPR; from the coding sequence ATGGCACTTCATCTGCACCGGGCCGAACGCACTGATCAGCTCGCCGACGGCCTGGCCGCTCTGCTGTCGGAACCGCTCGATGATCCGTTCGTCGAAGAACTCGTCATCGTGCCGGCCAAGGGTGTGGAGCGCTGGCTCAGCCAGCGGCTCTCCCACCTCCTCGGCCGCGGTGCCGACGGCAATTCCGACGGGGTGTGCGCCGGGGTGGCGTTCCGCAATCCGCACTCGCTGATCGCCGGGTTGACGGGCCCGCTCACCGGCGCCGCCGACGACGATCCGTGGGCGCCCGAGGCGATGGTGTGGCCGCTGCTCGAGGTCATCGATGCCAGCTGCACCGAGGACTGGTGCAGCACGCTGGCCACCCACCTCGGGCATTTCGAGACCGGCGCCGAACGTGAGCTGCGGCAGGGCCGCCGCTACGCGGTGGCCCGCCGGCTGGCCGGACTGTTCGCCTCCTACGCCCGGCAACGCCCCCAGCTGCTCATCGACTGGCTGGCCGGTGAGGTCGGCGACCTCGATTCCGATCTGCGCTGGCAGCCGCCGCTGTGGCGGGCGCTGGTGGATCGTGTCGACGCCGACCCACCACATGTGCGGCACGCCGAAGTGCTTGCCCGGCTGCGCGAGTCGCCCGTCGAGGAGCTGCCGCCGCGGTTGTCGCTGTTCGGTCACACCCGGCTGCCGAGCACCGAGATCGAACTGCTCGAAGCCCTGGCCACCCACCATGAGTTGCACCTGTGGCTGCCGCACCCCAGCAACGAGCTGTGGACCCGCCTCGCCGGGCACACCGGGCCGGTGCCGCGCCGCGCCGACCTGACCCACCGTGAGGTGGGTCATCCGCTGCTGGCGACGCTGGGCCGCGATCTGCGGGAACTGCAGCGCAGCCTGCCCGCGGAGCGGGCCACCGACGAATTCCTCGGCGCCCCGGGCCCGGAGACCGACGCCGGCCGGCCGGACACGCTGTTGGGCTGGCTGCAGTCCGACATCGCCGCGAACGCGGTCCGCCCGGCGGGCCGGGTGCTGCGCCCGGACGACGACAGCGTGCAGGTGCACAGTTGTCACGGCGCGGCCCGGCAGATCGACGTGCTGCGGGAGGTGCTGCTCGGGCTGCTCGCCGAGGACGAGACGCTCGAGCCGCGCGACATCGTGGTGATGTGCCCGGACATCGAGACCTACGCGCCGCTGATCATGGCCGACTTCGGGCTCGGCGACGTGGTGCACGGCGCGCACCCGGCGCACCGGCTGCGGGTGCGGTTGGCCGACCGGGCGCTGGTGCAGACCAACCCGCTGCTGGGGGTGGCCGCGCAGCTGCTGCAGTTGGCCGGCGGCCGGGCCACCGCCGGCGAGGTGCTCAACCTCGCACAGGCCGCGCCGGTGCGGGCGCGGTTCGGGTTCACCGACGACGACCTCGAGGACATCACCCGCTGGGTTCGGCAGGCCAACATCCGGTGGGGCTTCGACACCGAGCACCGCCGGCCGTTCGGCGTCGAGTTCATCCAGAACACCTGGCGATTCGGGGTGGACCGGGTGCTGGCCGGGGTGGCGATGTCCGACGACGCGCACTCCTGGGTCGGCACCACCCTGCCGCTCGACGATGTCAGCAGCAACCGGGTGGAGCTGGCCGGTCGGCTCGCCGAGTACGTCGAGCGGCTGCACCGCACGGTGGGCGCCCTGACCGGAACGCAGCCGCTGCACGCCTGGCTCACCGCGCTCACCGAGGGGGTGGACCTGCTCACCCGCGTCGATGACGAGGACGCGTGGCAGGTCAGCCAACTGCACCGGGAGTTCGGCGACATCCTGGCCAAGGCGGGCCCGCGCGCCGACATGCCGTTGCGGCTGCCGGACATCACCGCGCTGCTGGAGCGGCAGCTGGCCGGCCGGCCCACCCGGGCGAATTTCCGCACCGGCACCCTGACCGTGTGCACGATGGTGCCGATGCGGTCGGTTCCGCACCGGGTGGTGTGCCTGGTCGGCCTCGACGACGGGGTGTTCCCGCGGGTCGGTGTGGTCGACGGCGACGACGTGCTGGCCCGCGATCCGATGACCGGGGAGCGCGACGTCCGGTCCGAGGACCGGCAGCTGCTGCTCGACGCGATCTGCGCGGCCACCGAGAAGCTGGTGATCACCTACACCGGCGCGAACGAGTACTCGGGGCAGGTCCGTCCGCCGGCGGTGCCGCTGGCCGAACTGCTCGACACCCTCGACCGCACCACCGAGGAACCGGTGCGCGACCGGTTGGTGGTACAACATCCGTTGCAGCCGTTCGATGTCCGCAATGTCGAGCCCGGCGGCCTGATCCCCGGAGTGCCGTTCACCTTCGACTCCACGGTGCTCAACGCGGCCCGCATCCGCGCCGAGGACCGCGCCGCCCGGCCGCCGTTCGTCTCCGGGCCGCTGGCCCCGCCCCCGCCCGAGGACGTGCTGCTCGCCGACCTGCTGGCGTTCTTCAGGGATCCGGTCAAGGGGTTCTTCCGGGCGCTGGACTACACGCTGCCCTGGGAGGTCGACGGTGTCGACGACGCGATGCCGGTCGACCTCGACGCGCTGGCGGAGTGGACGGTCGGCGACCGGATGCTCGACGATCTGCTGCGCGGGATGCGGCCCGAGGACGCCCGCGACGCCGAATGGCGCCGCGGCACCCTACCGCCCGGCCGGCTCGGTTGGCGCAAGGCCGGTGAGATCCTCGACCAGGCAGTGGAATTGGCGCGGACGGCGCACCAGTACCGGGACGAGCCGCCGCGGGCCTGTGACGTCGACATCGACCTGGGCGGTGGTCGTCGGCTCACCGGCACGGTGGCGCCGGTGTTCGGGCAGCGGTTGGTGTCGGTGACGTACTCGAAGCTCGACGGCCGGCACCTGCTGCAGCCGTGGATCTCGTTGCTGGCGTTGTACGCCCACGATCCGCACACCGCGTGGTCGGCGGTGTGCGTGGGGCGGCGCAAACGCGGCACCACTCCGCGGGAGGAGCTGGTGGGCCGGCCCGACGGGTCCCCGGTGGAGCTGCTGCGGGATCTGGTGGCGATCTACGACGCCGGCCGGCGCGAACCGCTGCCGCTGCCGGTCAAGACCAGCTTCGCCTGGGCCGAGGCCCGTCATTCCGGTGGCGACCCGGAACGCGCGGCGCTGTACAGGTGGCGGTCGAACAACTATCCCGGCGAGGATCAGGAACCGGCGCACGTGCGGGCATGGGGACGCAACGGCCGGCCGGCCTGGCTGCAGGACCTCATGCAGCCGCTGCGGCCGGGTGAGGAATCCGCCGGCGAAACCCACCGGCTCGGAGCGTATTCCATGCGGCTGTGGGGGCCGCTGTTGCGGGCGATGGACGGGCCGCGCTGA
- a CDS encoding MFS transporter, which yields MFDPVFGGLFWGKILSVVAVWTHGIVAAITMFNATGSAVMVGLVGVAQFGPQLILTPISGKWADVGNQARQILLGRLLCTAGSGLIAAWLFLSPHMQGVAVAVPILIGTTLVGFGFVVGGPAMQSIVPSLIRPGELSTAMALNSLPMTVGRIAGPAVGAYIAASFGAPTAFAVSCVLHLLFALILVALPFPAQTPQPAGTDYRVRTALRHVWRDRPLLLALLAVTTVGFASDPSITLAPSLADNLGGGSELVGALSAAFGIGAAAGMATLALLRGRLASARVSVIGLWLLGAGSLVLALSTVTAVALAGFVVAGVGFGWAMTGLSTVVQERAPDELRGRIMALWLVGFLGSRPIAAAVLGGTADTISVAAAFALAALSVAVIAVLCRPATLGRPAPFEPVPVGGGSTGADRARSNMVVTNPAEL from the coding sequence ATGTTCGACCCGGTGTTCGGCGGGCTGTTCTGGGGCAAGATCCTGTCGGTCGTCGCGGTGTGGACGCACGGCATCGTCGCGGCGATCACCATGTTCAACGCGACGGGCTCGGCCGTGATGGTCGGCCTGGTGGGGGTCGCGCAATTCGGGCCGCAGCTCATCCTCACCCCGATCAGCGGCAAGTGGGCCGACGTCGGCAATCAGGCCCGGCAGATCCTGCTCGGCCGGCTCCTGTGCACCGCCGGGTCCGGGCTGATCGCGGCGTGGCTGTTCCTCAGCCCGCACATGCAGGGCGTCGCCGTAGCGGTGCCGATCCTGATCGGCACGACGCTGGTCGGCTTCGGGTTCGTGGTCGGCGGTCCGGCGATGCAGTCGATCGTGCCGAGCCTGATCCGCCCCGGCGAGCTGTCCACCGCGATGGCGCTCAACAGCCTTCCGATGACCGTCGGCCGCATCGCCGGCCCGGCGGTCGGCGCCTACATCGCCGCGAGTTTCGGCGCCCCCACCGCATTCGCGGTGAGCTGCGTGTTGCATCTGCTGTTCGCGCTGATCCTGGTTGCTCTACCGTTCCCGGCCCAGACGCCCCAGCCTGCCGGCACCGATTACCGGGTCCGCACGGCGTTGCGCCACGTCTGGCGGGACCGACCGCTGCTGCTGGCACTGCTGGCGGTGACCACGGTCGGGTTCGCCTCCGACCCGTCCATCACGCTGGCGCCGTCGCTGGCCGACAACCTCGGCGGCGGCAGCGAGTTGGTGGGCGCGTTGTCCGCGGCGTTCGGGATCGGCGCGGCCGCCGGAATGGCCACCCTGGCGTTGCTGCGGGGCCGGCTGGCCTCCGCGCGGGTGTCGGTGATCGGGTTGTGGCTGCTGGGAGCCGGCAGCCTGGTCCTGGCGCTGAGCACCGTCACGGCGGTCGCGTTGGCCGGCTTCGTGGTGGCCGGGGTGGGCTTCGGCTGGGCGATGACGGGGCTGAGCACCGTGGTGCAGGAACGCGCCCCCGACGAACTGCGCGGCCGCATCATGGCGTTGTGGCTGGTCGGCTTCCTGGGCTCGCGGCCGATCGCGGCGGCCGTGTTGGGCGGCACCGCCGACACGATCTCGGTGGCGGCGGCGTTCGCGCTGGCCGCACTGTCGGTGGCGGTGATCGCGGTGTTGTGCCGGCCGGCGACGCTGGGCCGCCCGGCCCCGTTCGAACCGGTGCCCGTCGGCGGCGGTAGCACCGGCGCCGACCGGGCCAGGAGCAACATGGTCGTCACCAACCCCGCCGAGCTGTGA
- a CDS encoding MarR family winged helix-turn-helix transcriptional regulator — protein sequence MCYAYLVASSRYDDLDELLTRILITRQRPDWRRRLLDSAGPVTSMSSLRALRAVELRERAGQAASIGDVAEFLAVDHSTASRTVSAIVVAGLLTKQPAADDQRRTVLTLTDVGRKTLAQVTERRREMVTEVVADWPDSDVDTLVSLLQRLATDLERGVSQ from the coding sequence ATGTGCTATGCATATTTGGTGGCTTCATCCAGGTACGACGATCTCGATGAGCTGCTGACCCGGATCCTGATCACCCGGCAGCGGCCGGACTGGCGACGCCGACTGCTCGACAGCGCCGGCCCGGTGACCTCCATGTCGTCCCTGCGGGCGCTGCGCGCCGTCGAACTCCGCGAGCGCGCCGGCCAGGCGGCGTCGATCGGCGACGTCGCCGAATTCCTGGCGGTCGACCACTCCACCGCCAGCCGCACCGTGTCCGCGATCGTCGTCGCCGGGTTGCTGACCAAACAACCCGCCGCCGACGATCAGCGCCGGACGGTGCTCACCCTCACCGATGTCGGCCGCAAGACGCTGGCGCAGGTCACCGAGCGGCGCCGGGAGATGGTGACCGAGGTGGTCGCCGACTGGCCGGACTCCGACGTCGACACCCTGGTCTCGCTGCTGCAGCGGCTGGCCACCGATCTCGAACGCGGGGTGAGCCAGTGA
- a CDS encoding HD domain-containing protein has product MGDRGWGRRPPVTAPRTTRLTVKFDQALLYAADLHRGQLRKGGGIPYLGHLLSTAGLVIEAGGSETQAIAALLHDAAEDQGGIPTLNEIRARFGDEVADIVDECSDTFETPKPPWRERKQNYLRRLETVSDDTVLVSLADKLDNARSTLRDLRRHGDALWQRFSVHDPQLHLWYYRALHEVYARRNRTWLVDELGRVLDDLEQIV; this is encoded by the coding sequence ATGGGCGACAGGGGATGGGGGAGGAGACCGCCAGTGACCGCACCGAGGACCACCCGCCTGACCGTGAAGTTCGATCAGGCCCTGCTGTACGCGGCCGACCTGCACCGCGGTCAGCTCCGCAAAGGTGGCGGCATCCCGTATCTCGGTCACCTGCTGTCGACGGCCGGACTGGTGATCGAGGCCGGCGGCAGCGAAACCCAGGCGATCGCCGCCCTTCTGCACGATGCGGCCGAGGACCAGGGCGGGATCCCGACGCTGAACGAGATCCGCGCCCGGTTCGGCGACGAGGTCGCCGACATCGTCGACGAATGCAGCGACACCTTCGAAACCCCCAAGCCGCCGTGGCGGGAGCGCAAACAGAACTATCTGCGCCGGCTCGAAACCGTCTCGGACGACACCGTTCTGGTGTCACTGGCCGACAAACTCGACAACGCCCGCTCCACGCTGCGTGATCTGCGCCGGCACGGCGACGCGCTGTGGCAGCGGTTCAGCGTGCACGATCCGCAGCTGCACCTCTGGTACTACCGGGCGCTGCACGAGGTCTACGCCCGGCGCAACCGCACCTGGCTGGTCGACGAGCTCGGCCGGGTGCTCGACGACCTCGAACAGATCGTCTGA
- the usfY gene encoding protein UsfY: MRRADAMKGAHRDPIDHSRTTLPRAGESLIDTLWFPGLILIALGVIGLAAIVAAAAYGNMDLVLPIALVAGALTTAGGGLIALEHRRVLRIERMWQDEHHGDTRRRVA, encoded by the coding sequence ATGAGGAGGGCAGATGCGATGAAGGGCGCGCATCGAGATCCGATAGATCATTCCCGCACCACCCTGCCGCGAGCCGGGGAATCGCTGATCGACACCCTGTGGTTCCCGGGCCTGATCCTGATCGCCCTGGGGGTGATCGGCCTGGCCGCGATCGTGGCGGCGGCGGCGTACGGAAACATGGACCTGGTGCTGCCGATCGCGCTCGTCGCCGGTGCGCTGACCACCGCCGGTGGCGGGCTGATCGCCCTGGAGCACCGGCGGGTCCTGCGCATCGAGCGGATGTGGCAGGACGAGCACCACGGCGACACCCGGCGGCGGGTCGCCTGA
- the prpD gene encoding 2-methylcitrate dehydratase PrpD encodes MRIHHVRTRRSADDFPRTEHLAHKIARVAADPVPVPADTEAMVLNRIIDNAAVSAAAVLRRPVTVARTQALAHPRRPGAAVFGVDGGYSAEWAAWANGVAVRELDFHDTFLAADYSHPADNIPALVAVAQQLGLGGADLIRGIATAYEIHIALVRGICLHEHKIDHVAHLGPAAAAGLGTLLRLDPDTIYDAIGQALHLTTATRQSRKGLISSWKAFAPAHAGKIAVEAVDRAMRGEGSPAPIWEGEDGVIAWLLSGPERTYRVPLPEPGEPKRAILDSYTKEHSAEYQSQAVIDLARRMRQRIGDLGEVESIVLHTSHHTHVVIGTGSNDPQKFDPDASRETLDHSVMYIFAVALQDGTWHHEHSYAPERARRPDTVELWRKISTVEDPEWTRRYHSTDPAEKAFGARAVVTLKNGDVIVDELAVADAHPLGARPFGREQYLAKFETLAADVTDAAERQRFLAVVDALPTAEPGSLDALNLRVDPRVLAAAPPVPAGIF; translated from the coding sequence ATGCGCATCCATCACGTCCGGACCCGGCGCAGCGCCGACGACTTTCCCCGCACCGAACACCTCGCCCACAAGATCGCCCGGGTGGCGGCGGACCCGGTCCCGGTGCCCGCGGACACCGAGGCGATGGTGCTCAACCGGATCATCGACAACGCCGCGGTATCGGCCGCCGCGGTGCTGCGCCGACCCGTCACCGTGGCCCGCACCCAGGCGCTGGCACATCCGCGCCGGCCGGGTGCGGCCGTCTTCGGGGTGGACGGCGGCTACTCGGCGGAGTGGGCGGCCTGGGCCAACGGGGTGGCGGTGCGCGAACTGGACTTCCACGACACGTTCCTGGCCGCCGACTACTCCCATCCGGCCGACAACATCCCGGCGCTGGTCGCGGTCGCCCAGCAACTCGGGCTCGGCGGCGCGGACCTGATCCGCGGCATCGCCACCGCCTACGAGATCCACATCGCCCTGGTACGGGGAATCTGCCTGCACGAACACAAGATCGACCATGTCGCCCACCTCGGCCCGGCAGCCGCCGCCGGGCTCGGTACCCTGCTGCGGCTCGATCCCGACACCATCTACGACGCGATCGGGCAGGCACTGCATCTGACCACCGCCACCCGGCAGTCCCGCAAGGGTCTGATCTCGAGCTGGAAGGCATTCGCCCCGGCCCACGCCGGCAAGATCGCCGTCGAGGCCGTCGACCGGGCCATGCGCGGTGAGGGCTCGCCGGCGCCGATCTGGGAAGGGGAGGACGGGGTCATCGCCTGGTTGCTGTCCGGACCGGAGCGCACCTATCGGGTGCCACTGCCCGAACCCGGCGAACCGAAACGCGCCATTCTGGACAGCTACACCAAGGAACACTCCGCGGAGTACCAGAGCCAGGCGGTGATCGACCTGGCCCGCCGGATGCGCCAGCGGATCGGCGATCTCGGCGAGGTCGAGTCCATCGTGCTGCACACCAGCCACCACACCCACGTGGTGATCGGCACCGGCAGCAACGACCCGCAGAAATTCGATCCCGACGCGTCGCGGGAGACCCTGGACCATTCGGTGATGTACATCTTCGCCGTCGCACTGCAGGACGGCACCTGGCACCACGAACACTCCTACGCCCCGGAGCGGGCGCGCCGCCCGGACACCGTCGAACTGTGGCGCAAGATCTCCACCGTCGAGGACCCGGAGTGGACGCGGCGCTACCACTCGACCGATCCGGCCGAAAAGGCTTTCGGCGCAAGAGCCGTCGTCACCCTCAAGAACGGCGACGTGATCGTCGACGAGCTCGCCGTCGCCGACGCCCATCCGCTGGGGGCCCGCCCGTTCGGCCGGGAGCAGTACCTCGCGAAATTCGAGACTCTCGCGGCCGACGTCACCGACGCCGCGGAACGGCAGCGGTTCCTCGCCGTCGTCGACGCGCTGCCCACCGCCGAACCGGGATCACTCGACGCGCTGAACCTGCGGGTCGATCCGCGAGTCCTGGCGGCCGCACCGCCCGTCCCGGCGGGCATCTTCTGA
- a CDS encoding magnesium transporter CorA family protein — MRAVRGRIWRSGEPQDGFEFSALSDYLAEPDTLVWVDIYDPDHEAFAELADEISLNLWAVEDAVAAAERTKATVYPTHTFFTVYAVTAGEPDRTGKRLTTHRISAFVLPRALITVRLPPALDMSAVSQRFDDLGGQRHGVGALLHALLDVVVDGHFAAIQVLDDAVEELEDDLFSASRPGKDLPQRTFQLRKDLVLLRRVVLPMREVVSAIQRHRVERAAESALDPHYTDLYDHVLRAAEWTDSLRDMVTTVFETNLALQDAWLNSVMKKLTGWAAIIAIPTAVTGFYGQNVLFPGIDTVGGFVTSTVIIVLLVAVLYVMFRRRNWL, encoded by the coding sequence ATGCGCGCGGTGCGGGGCCGGATCTGGCGGTCCGGTGAACCGCAGGACGGCTTCGAGTTCTCGGCGCTGTCCGACTACCTCGCCGAGCCGGACACCCTGGTGTGGGTCGACATCTACGACCCGGACCACGAGGCGTTCGCCGAACTCGCCGATGAGATCAGCCTGAATCTGTGGGCGGTGGAGGACGCCGTCGCCGCGGCGGAACGCACCAAGGCCACGGTGTATCCCACGCACACCTTCTTCACGGTGTACGCGGTGACCGCCGGTGAGCCCGACCGGACCGGGAAACGGTTGACCACCCACCGTATTTCGGCGTTCGTGTTACCCCGGGCACTGATCACGGTGCGGCTGCCACCGGCGCTGGACATGTCGGCGGTGTCGCAGCGGTTCGATGACCTGGGCGGTCAGCGGCACGGGGTCGGCGCGCTGCTGCACGCCCTGCTCGACGTGGTGGTGGACGGACACTTCGCGGCCATCCAGGTGCTCGACGACGCGGTCGAGGAGCTGGAGGACGATCTGTTCTCCGCGTCCCGGCCGGGTAAAGACCTGCCGCAGCGCACCTTTCAGCTGCGCAAAGATCTGGTGCTGCTGCGCCGGGTGGTGTTGCCGATGCGCGAGGTGGTCAGCGCGATCCAGCGGCACCGGGTCGAGCGGGCGGCCGAATCGGCGCTGGACCCGCACTACACCGATCTCTACGACCACGTGCTGCGGGCGGCCGAGTGGACCGACTCGCTGCGCGACATGGTCACCACGGTGTTCGAGACCAATCTGGCGCTGCAGGACGCCTGGCTGAACTCGGTGATGAAGAAGCTCACCGGCTGGGCGGCGATCATCGCGATTCCGACCGCGGTGACCGGTTTCTACGGGCAGAACGTGCTGTTCCCGGGCATCGACACGGTCGGCGGTTTCGTCACCAGCACGGTGATCATCGTGTTGCTGGTGGCGGTGCTGTACGTGATGTTCCGCCGGCGCAACTGGCTGTGA
- a CDS encoding crotonase/enoyl-CoA hydratase family protein has translation MSSTVEYQLTDSVATITMDDGKVNVLSPAMQGNLNEALDRAEQDGAKAVVLAGNSRVFSGGFDLSVFSSGDVDAALGMLRGGFELAVRALTFPVPVIMAATGPAIAMGSFLLLCGDHRVGSERTRCQANEVAIGMILPVAALEIMRMRLTPAAYQHAVSLATTFTGDAAIRAGWLDEVVDTDRVLPRAREFAAEVATTVHAHAHLASKLKARDAALKAIRAGIDGIATEFTGG, from the coding sequence ATGAGCAGCACGGTGGAGTACCAACTGACCGACTCGGTGGCGACGATCACCATGGACGACGGCAAGGTGAACGTGCTGTCACCGGCGATGCAGGGCAACCTCAACGAGGCGCTGGACCGGGCCGAGCAGGACGGCGCGAAAGCGGTGGTGCTGGCCGGGAATTCGCGGGTGTTCAGCGGAGGTTTCGACCTGAGCGTGTTCTCCTCCGGTGACGTCGACGCGGCACTGGGCATGCTCAGGGGCGGTTTCGAACTTGCGGTGCGTGCCCTGACGTTCCCGGTGCCGGTGATCATGGCCGCCACCGGTCCGGCGATCGCGATGGGGTCGTTCCTGCTGTTGTGCGGAGACCACCGGGTCGGTTCGGAGCGGACCCGCTGCCAGGCCAACGAGGTGGCGATCGGGATGATCCTGCCGGTGGCGGCGCTGGAGATCATGCGGATGCGGTTGACGCCGGCCGCGTATCAGCATGCGGTGTCCCTGGCGACGACGTTCACCGGCGACGCGGCCATCCGGGCGGGCTGGCTCGATGAGGTCGTCGACACCGACCGGGTGCTGCCCCGCGCCCGGGAGTTCGCCGCCGAGGTCGCCACCACGGTGCACGCGCACGCCCACCTGGCCAGCAAGCTCAAGGCCCGCGATGCCGCGCTGAAGGCCATCCGCGCCGGAATCGACGGGATCGCCACGGAATTCACCGGCGGCTGA
- a CDS encoding phospholipase effector Tle1 domain-containing protein translates to MKNIVLCFDSGWGGPGSRATNVLELRRLLDDTDSQLVWWHPIGAAWLRMRRRRAISDAQTAVVGGYRVIADSWQRGDRIFLFGAGYGGYCARALSRLLDTVGVLPDRCHHLLDYALATYALPRQGRTPQEWRQVTELTEILAGRSALSVPVHFLGLWDSVRIPGLPRSAAGLPANVRIARHAVAIDGSAFGEIVGDGPTDRTAGSDHIGDHIEEVWFRGVHADVAGGPGGCRPLANIALHWVLDGAVRAGLEVSPIRRPAPVLGESDAVAGHTPTGGLRRLPPAPHIHDSVRVYLRRHPGYWRRLPATFCWADPDWAARGERLLPTPRRVRVPAADRALAHSAV, encoded by the coding sequence GTGAAGAACATCGTCTTGTGTTTTGACAGCGGGTGGGGTGGGCCCGGTTCGCGGGCCACGAACGTGCTCGAGCTACGGCGTCTGCTCGACGACACCGACAGTCAGCTCGTGTGGTGGCATCCGATCGGTGCGGCGTGGTTGCGGATGCGGCGCCGACGCGCCATCTCCGATGCGCAGACCGCCGTGGTCGGCGGGTACCGGGTGATCGCCGACTCGTGGCAGCGCGGCGACCGGATCTTCCTGTTCGGGGCCGGTTACGGCGGCTACTGCGCCCGCGCCCTGAGCAGACTGCTGGACACCGTCGGTGTGCTGCCGGACCGCTGCCACCACCTGCTCGACTACGCGTTGGCCACCTACGCGCTGCCGCGGCAGGGTCGCACGCCGCAGGAATGGCGCCAGGTCACCGAGCTGACCGAGATCCTGGCCGGCCGCAGCGCGTTGTCGGTGCCGGTGCACTTCCTGGGGTTGTGGGACTCGGTGCGGATTCCCGGGCTGCCCCGCTCGGCGGCGGGCCTGCCCGCCAATGTCCGTATCGCCCGGCACGCCGTGGCGATCGACGGCTCCGCTTTCGGGGAGATCGTCGGCGACGGCCCGACCGATCGGACTGCCGGCAGCGACCACATCGGCGACCACATCGAGGAGGTGTGGTTCCGCGGGGTGCACGCCGATGTGGCCGGCGGGCCGGGCGGGTGCCGGCCGTTGGCGAACATCGCGTTGCACTGGGTGCTCGACGGGGCGGTGCGCGCCGGGTTGGAGGTGTCGCCGATCCGCCGGCCGGCACCGGTGCTGGGCGAGTCCGACGCGGTGGCCGGGCACACCCCCACCGGGGGGCTGCGCAGGCTGCCCCCGGCTCCGCACATCCACGACAGCGTGCGGGTGTATCTGCGCCGGCACCCCGGGTACTGGCGGCGGCTGCCGGCGACGTTCTGCTGGGCCGATCCGGACTGGGCGGCCCGCGGTGAGCGGTTGCTGCCCACACCCCGCCGGGTGCGGGTGCCGGCCGCGGATCGGGCGCTCGCCCACTCGGCGGTCTGA